The following coding sequences are from one Lolium rigidum isolate FL_2022 chromosome 6, APGP_CSIRO_Lrig_0.1, whole genome shotgun sequence window:
- the LOC124666919 gene encoding dof zinc finger protein DOF5.1-like — protein sequence MIFPPAFLDSSSCWNTNHNQLQLQQLASNNIAATPSPTAAAAAGGGGGGNNNHPSQDGSMAMTTGGGGGVEGDGDGGPNKPMSMSERARLARVPQPEPGLNCPRCDSTNTKFCYFNNYSLTQPRHFCRACRRYWTRGGALRNVPVGGGYRRHAKRSTKPKTSAGAAAAAGTSSATSTTPSSATNFTGSATAAVPPGMQYSMFSNSAPPQGRFADSFDPASLGLSFPARLLFGDGNGAYATDGGVHHQQGHGNAMEQWASMAQMQGFPFLHAMDHQMAGNPPPTTMAAMQGMFHLGLQSGGGRSNGEDGRDHQFHHHETPQAKRDHHHQQQQQQEQQDYPSGRSMYGDVVNGNGGGYNFYSSASNAAGN from the exons ATGATCTTCCCTCCCGCCTTCCTAGATTCATCGAGCTGCTGGAACACCAACCACAACCAGCTGCAG CTGCAGCAACTAGCCAGTAACAATATTGCTGCTACTCCTTCAccgactgctgctgctgctgctggtggcgggggagGCGGCAACAACAACCATCCTTCACAAGACGGATCAATGGCCATGACcactggaggaggaggcggtgttGAAGGAGACGGTGATGGCGGGCCGAACAAGCCTATGTCGATGTCGGAGCGGGCGCGGCTGGCCCGGGTGCCGCAGCCGGAGCCCGGGCTCAACTGCCCACGGTGCGACTCCACCAACACCAAGTTCTGCTACTTCAACAACTACTCCCTCACCCAGCCCCGCCACTTCTGCCGCGCATGCCGCCGCTACTGGACACGCGGCGGCGCGCTCCGCAACGTCCCTGTCGGTGGCGGATACCGCCGCCACGCCAAGCGGAGCACCAAGCCCAAGACATCCGCTGGAGCTGCGGCAGCGGCAGGGACGTCGTCCGCCACGTCGACAACGCCCAGCAGTGCTACTAATTTCACCGGCAGCGCCACGGCGGCCGTGCCGCCCGGGATGCAGTACTCCATGTTCAGCAACAGCGCGCCGCCGCAGGGCCGGTTCGCCGACAGCTTCGACCCGGCGAGCCTCGGGCTCAGTTTCCCCGCGAGGCTGCTCTTCGGGGACGGCAATGGCGCCTACGCCACGGACGGCGGCGTGCACCACCAGCAAGGTCACGGGAACGCGATGGAGCAGTGGGCTTCAATGGCGCAGATGCAGGGCTTCCCGTTCCTGCACGCCATGGACCACCAGATGGCCGGGAATCCACCGCCAACAACAATGGCGGCAATGCAGGGCATGTTCCACCTAGGGCTCCAGAGCGGCGGTGGACGTAGCAATGGCGAGGACGGACGAGACCATCAGTTCCACCACCACGAGACGCCGCAGGCCAAGAGAGACCACCaccatcagcagcagcagcagcaggagcagcaggattACCCAAGCGGCAGGAGCATGTACGGAGACGTCGTCAATGGCAATGGCGGCGGCTACAATTTCTATTCAAGCGCTAGCAATGCAGCTGGTAATTAG